The DNA region ATGCTGTGAGCCATGAGCCAGAAATGCCAGGTGTCGCCACGCGCGATACGGGTGCTGTGGCCCAGGTCGCGCACCGGCCACAGGGACAGGCCAGCCTCTTCATACAGTTCCCGCGCAGCCGCTGCGGCGGGCGCTTCATTGGACTCGATGCCGCCCTTCACCAGTTGAAGTCCTGCCTGGGGATGCCTGAACGCCAGAACTCTCCGCCCCGGGCGCAGGACCACCGGACAGACCTT from Jannaschia sp. CCS1 includes:
- a CDS encoding NUDIX hydrolase, with translation MDKVCPVVLRPGRRVLAFRHPQAGLQLVKGGIESNEAPAAAAARELYEEAGLSLWPVRDLGHSTRIARGDTWHFWLMAHSILPEAWDHHTDDDGGHRFAFFWHPIGEPPPPDFAPPFVRALDHIAATIP